The genomic DNA TAAGCTCGTTTGGATCGGTCGTTCGAAAGACAAAAACTTTGCCGATCTGATCGATCAGTATCGCAAGCGGTTATCGCATTACTGCGCGTTGGAAATTTCCGAACTAAAAGAACTCAAGGCGGGCCGTTTGTCGGCGGGGGAGCTGATGAAGAAAGAGGCCGACCTGTTGCTACGGCAGGTGGCCGATCAAGACCTGATGGTGTTGATGGACGAGCGCGGACGCCAGCTATCGTCGGTCGAATTGT from Rosistilla carotiformis includes the following:
- a CDS encoding 23S rRNA (pseudouridine(1915)-N(3))-methyltransferase RlmH; this encodes MKIKLVWIGRSKDKNFADLIDQYRKRLSHYCALEISELKELKAGRLSAGELMKKEADLLLRQVADQDLMVLMDERGRQLSSVELSEWIQAKMNIATPRMTLVIGGAWGVDPKVNERADWIWSLSKLTLTHDMARVFLIEQIYRAFTILRGEKYHNE